In the genome of Triticum urartu cultivar G1812 chromosome 5, Tu2.1, whole genome shotgun sequence, one region contains:
- the LOC125509482 gene encoding probable cyclic nucleotide-gated ion channel 5, whose amino-acid sequence MDGPGSGHQMDSYFSRGPKIRSRSIRMAAAGMMSQSERLKNIGRVFQEDLKSISLKIYDPQDPFLMRMNRLFVFSCIISVATDPLFFYLPSVNVTQSNTCIGFKRELAVATTAVRTAIDFFYLARIVLQFHTAFIAPSSRVFGRGELVVDHGDIARRYLRRFFVVDLLSVLPLPQIQMVKFFMRPKNADLLPIKTALFFNVLTQYLPRLLRLYPITAELRRTTGVFAETAFAGAAFYLLLYMLCSHMVGSFWYLLAVERLDDCWREKCAGLKFHQCRIYMYCGGKQEGDEDDFMKWRTMIRQVLAQECAPVDNNGTGFSYGIYTSAITSGVTHTNDLVPKILYCLWWGLQNLSSGAQGLETTHYKGEALFAIILAVFGLILMALLIGNMQTYLQSMTLRMEEMRLKRRDSEQWMRHRDLPDDLRERVWRHNQYKWLETRGVDEDGLVSCLPKDIRRDVKRHLCLRLVRRVPLFANMDERLLDAICERLKPSLCTETTYVVREGEPVDEMLFIIRGRLESSTTDGGRTGFFNKGLLKEGDFCGEELLTWALDPKAAANLPLSTRSVKALSEVEGFALHADELKFVAGQFRRLHSKQLQQTFRFYSQQWRTWASCFIQAAWRRYQKRKAAEHRRREEEEMYAAEMASASSSSQITTAFLVSRFAKNAMRGVQRQRSLQEERLILLAKPSD is encoded by the coding sequence ATGGACGGccccggcagcggccaccagatGGACAGCTACTTCTCCCGCGGCCCCAAGATCCGGTCCCGGTCCATCCGCATGGCGGCTGCCGGCATGATGAGCCAGTCGGAGCGGCTCAAGAACATCGGCCGTGTGTTCCAGGAGGACCTTAAGAGCATCTCCCTCAAGATCTACGACCCGCAGGACCCGTTCCTGATGCGCATGAACCGCCTCTTCGTCTTCTCCTGCATCATCTCCGTCGCCACCGACCCGCTCTTCTTCTACCTCCCTTCCGTCAACGTGACCCAGAGCAACACATGCATCGGCTTCAAACGTGAGCTGGCCGTCGCTACCACCGCTGTGCGCACCGCCATCGACTTCTTCTACCTGGCGCGGATCGTGCTGCAGTTCCACACCGCCTTCATCGCGCCGTCGTCGCGGGTGTTCGGCCGCGGGGAGCTCGTCGTCGACCATGGTGACATAGCGCGCCGCTACCTCCGCCGTTTCTTCGTTGTCGACCTCCTCTCTGTGCTCCCCCTGCCACAAATCCAGATGGTCAAGTTCTTCATGAGGCCCAAGAACGCGGACCTGCTTCCCATCAAGACGGCGCTCTTCTTCAACGTGCTCACCCAGTACTTGCCCCGCCTCCTCCGCTTATACCCTATCACCGCCGAGCTCAGGCGAACCACCGGCGTCTTCGCAGAGACCGCCTTCGCCGGCGCCGCCTTCTACCTGCTCCTCTACATGCTATGCTCCCACATGGTGGGTTCCTTctggtacctcctcgccgtcgaGCGCCTCGACGACTGCTGGCGCGAGAAGTGCGCGGGGCTCAAGTTCCACCAGTGCAGGATATACATGTACTGCGGGGGGAAACAAGAGGGCGATGAGGACGACTTCATGAAGTGGCGGACCATGATCCGGCAGGTGCTCGCGCAGGAGTGCGCGCCCGTGGACAACAACGGCACGGGCTTCAGCTACGGCATCTACACCTCGGCCATCACCTCGGGGGTCACCCACACCAACGACCTCGTCCCCAAGATTCTCTACTGCCTGTGGTGGGGTCTCCAGAACCTCAGCAGCGGCGCCCAGGGGCTGGAGACCACGCACTACAAGGGGGAGGCCCTTTTCGCCATCATCCTCGCCGTCTTCGGCCTCATCCTCATGGCGCTGCTCATCGGCAACATGCAGACCTACCTCCAGTCCATGACGCTGCGTATGGAGGAGATGCGGCTCAAGCGGCGGGACTCGGAGCAGTGGATGCGCCACCGCGACCTCCCCGATGACCTCCGGGAGCGCGTGTGGCGACACAACCAGTACAAGTGGCTGGAGACGCGGGGCGTGGACGAGGACGGCCTCGTGAGCTGCCTCCCCAAGGACATCAGGCGAGACGTCAAGCGCCACCTCTGCCTCCGCCTCGTCCGCCGCGTGCCGCTGTTTGCCAACATGGACGAGCGCCTCCTCGACGCCATCTGCGAGAGGCTCAAGCCCAGCCTGTGCACGGAGACCACCTACGTGGTGCGGGAAGGGGAGCCCGTCGACGAGATGCTATTCATCATCAGAGGCCGCCTGGAGAGCTCCACCACCGACGGGGGCCGCACGGGGTTCTTCAACAAGGGGCTCCTCAAGGAAGGGGACTTCTGCGGCGAGGAGCTGCTCACATGGGCGCTGGACCCAAAGGCTGCGGCGAACCTGCCGCTGTCCACTCGCAGCGTCAAGGCGCTCTCCGAGGTGGAGGGCTTCGCGTTGCACGCCGACGAGCTTAAGTTCGTCGCGGGGCAGTTCCGGCGCCTGCACAGCAAGCAGCTGCAGCAGACCTTCAGGTTCTACTCGCAGCAGTGGCGCACCTGGGCGTCGTGCTTCATCCAGGCCGCGTGGAGGAGGTACCAGAAGCGGAAGGCGGCGGAGCATCGGAGGCGGGAGGAGGAAGAGATGTACGCCGCCGAGATGGCGTCTGCGTCGTCGTCGAGCCAGATCACGACAGCGTTCCTCGTGTCGAGGTTCGCCAAGAATGCCATGCGCGGCGTGCAACGCCAGCGGTCGCTCCAGGAGGAGAGGCTCATTCTGCTGGCCAAGCCATCAGACTAG